A single window of Hippocampus zosterae strain Florida chromosome 15, ASM2543408v3, whole genome shotgun sequence DNA harbors:
- the LOC127616605 gene encoding zinc finger and BTB domain-containing protein 14-like has protein sequence MSELLRYIDYDHKATFLKMLNQQRMEGEHCDVVVVVENIEFRAHRCVLAACSNYFKKLFKKQTDEDNSIVELDFIRSDIFEEVLNYMYTARLAVRKKDINMMMSSGQILGINFLDNLCSQKRELTNMKTRENQAPPGDHGMRAQDAILKELAMEEVRKNSFYDTAMDGMGGAGGSHVPQPHGYNTGLSKDPHAHGWGSSSSGDMKLEYLLYGHRDHGSLPGAGAKPLEHSAKKERLLTANRPYGCEHCPKAFTTAAHLKEHLKIHSGFKPHRCVVCGKAFIRGPDLKRHERVHSNERPFACQLCEKAFKHKSHLKDHERQHRGERPFNCGSCDKAFIKASDLKRHWNTMHSGNPRRQMALSPAASQHTADDQRDWKLEAAAAAAHSHNSDC, from the coding sequence ATGTCTGAATTGTTACGCTACATCGACTACGACCACAAGGCGACCTTCCTGAAGATGCTCAACCAGCAGCGCATGGAAGGTGAGCACTGcgacgtggtggtggtggtggagaataTCGAGTTCCGGGCTCACCGCTGCGTCTTGGCGGCCTGCAGCAACTACTTCAAGAAGCTGTTCAAGAAGCAGACAGATGAGGACAACTCCATCGTAGAGCTGGACTTCATCCGCTCAGACATCTTCGAGGAGGTACTCAACTACATGTACACGGCGCGACTGGCCGTTCGCAAGAAGGACATCaacatgatgatgtcatcaggcCAGATCCTGGGCATCAACTTCCTGGACAACCTGTGCTCGCAGAAGCGCGAGCTGACCAACATGAAGACGCGCGAGAACCAGGCGCCGCCCGGCGACCACGGCATGCGCGCGCAAGATGCCATACTCAAGGAGCTGGCAATGGAAGAGGTGCGCAAGAACAGCTTCTACGACACAGCCATGGACGGCATGGGCGGCGCGGGGGGATCGCACGTGCCGCAGCCGCATGGCTACAACACGGGATTGAGCAAGGACCCGCACGCGCACGGCTGGGGCTCGTCGTCCTCCGGCGACATGAAGCTGGAGTACCTCCTCTACGGCCACCGCGACCACGGCTCGCTGCCCGGCGCCGGCGCCAAGCCGCTGGAGCACAGCGCCAAGAAGGAGCGGCTCCTCACCGCCAACCGGCCGTACGGCTGCGAGCACTGCCCCAAGGCCTTCACCACGGCCGCCCATCTCAAGGAGCACCTCAAGATCCATTCGGGATTCAAGCCGCACCGCTGCGTGGTGTGCGGCAAGGCGTTCATCCGTGGACCCGACCTGAAGCGGCACGAGCGCGTGCACAGCAACGAGCGACCCTTCGCCTGCCAGCTGTGCGAGAAGGCCTTCAAGCACAAGTCGCACCTGAAGGACCACGAGCGGCAGCACCGCGGCGAGCGGCCGTTCAACTGCGGCTCGTGCGACAAGGCCTTCATCAAGGCATCAGACCTCAAGCGCCACTGGAACACCATGCACAGTGGCAACCCGCGACGCCAGATGGCGCTGTCCCCCGCCGCCTCGCAGCACACCGCTGACGACCAGCGGGACTGGAAGCTggaagcggcggcggccgccgcacACTCGCACAACTCTGACTGCTGA